The Bacteroidota bacterium genome includes the window TACGAGAAATCCAGAAGAAAAGTAATTGAGCAACACAAAATTGCTAAAGTCATAAATTTGGGTGATGGAGTATTTGCTGATGCGGAAGTTCCAACATGCATTATTTTGTTTTCAAAACATAATACAGATAACTATTTAATAAGGTACACAGACCTTAGAAAAGAAATAAAAAACGAAAATCTATTTGGAAACTCCCATTACGTTAGTTCTTCAAGAGATGAAATTTTAGAATCAGCTTCTGTTTCATTTAGTACAGATAAAATTGGAGCCGCAATAATTAAAAGAAAAAAAGATTCAATTGTTACAATTGATACAATCGCTGAAGAAGTTGCAAATGGAATTCAACCAACAGGCGACAAAATATTTAGACTATCACCTGCTAAGGTAATTGAATTAGACATTGAGCCTGTCATATTAAAAAAGGTCTTAACTGGAAGTGATTTTAATAAATATTTAATTAATGATACCGGATACAAAATCATATATTCTACAAAAGAGATTGATATTAATGAGTATCCTAAATGTCTTAAATATTTGAAACAATTTAAAGAACAGCTTTCCAAAAAAAGGGAAACCATAAAAGGAACATTGCCTTGGTGGAGTTTACATTGGCCTCGCTACAAAGGATTGTTCGAAGATGAAAAAATAATTTTTAGACAAACGTCAGATAGTATTATTTGCGGATATGATATTGACGGCTATTATGCTATGAATACTGTTTTGATTTTAAAAACAAAGCAAGAGTACGAAAATCAGTTCCCTTATAAATTTCTTCTCGGAATATTAAATTCTAAGTTGATAAATTACTTCTACAAGCAAATAACTCAAGAGGAAAATAGAGTATTTGCAGAGGTTAAGCCTATTAATATTAGAAAACTACCAATAATAAAGTGTTCAAATAATGAGCAGCACCATCTTATCACTTTAGTAGATAGTATTCTATCCATCAAAAAGGAAAATCCAACAGCCGACATCTCCGATTTAGAAAAACAAGTAGACCAATTGATTTACCTCCTTTACGATTTAACCGAAGAAGAAATTAAAATAATTGAGAACGCATGAATTGCAAAATGAAAGCAAACGAACTACAAATAAATAATTTTTTACAAGCACCCAATGTGCAGTTTGTAATTCCTGTTTATCAACGAAATTATGATTGGACAAATACTGGGTACAAAGAAATTCTCAACGAAATTATTACTATGGAAACTAAGACAATGGGGATTCTAGTATAATGTCATAATTTTAACGAGTGTATAAGAAATGGTTTGTTGATAATTTATAAAACGAATGAGTGAATTTTAGTACTATGAGATTATTAATAACTCCACAAATTTATTTTGATAATCCTTATCACTATCAATTTGAAACGTATGATTTACTGCGATTCAATAATAAATCTCTTGAATATGCAGTTGATGAATATATTACCAATGATTTAATTGAATCCTACAACCAAGTAAATAACTTACATATTCTGCAGTCAGGAACATGGACATTTGAAGAAATTGAATTAATTCAAAATTTCGAAAGTGCATCTTCTATGAAATATTTTATTATTGATTGGTATTTTATTTATTCTAAACTATCTTCCCAATATTCAAAGAATTCTAACGCAGAAATAGAATTCGATACTAGGATTTTTATTGAAGAAATTTTCGAATTTCTCTCTCCTGATCATAATTACAATTTTACAAAAGATGAATTCTATGCATCTCAAGCGATTATAAAATTGAATAATATTCCTAGAAATATAAATCAGCAACCAGTGGATACATTTAAACAATCTGATTTCAATAGTTTTTTTATAAATTATAAAAACTTGGAGCCTTATGAGGATAATGAATAATCAGGATTTAAACAATTACCAATTCAACTATAGTTCATAAAGAAATAAATATTTGTCGTTTCATTACATTTATATAAGCCTGATCAGTTAAAATAGTGTTGGATATTCCTTTCATACTACTTTCGAGTATTTTTATCTAATTTGTTATGACCATTTAAAATATAATCAATTGAAAAACTCCAGCTTCAACATCAACACCTTAAAAGGAAGAATAGCAGAACATCTAATTCAAGACCTATTCATCTACAGTGGTTATAATGTTTTCAATTATGGTTTAGAGCGTATTCATCCATCTTTGAGTAAATTCATCAATTTCAATAACCAAAAAGCCAGCAAGGCTTTGCGCTTTATGTCAGATTTTGTGGTGCAGGGCAGTATTGATGGAGCCTTGTTTTATTTGGAAGTAAATTTAGGGCAAATGGAGAGTTTAAGTTTGACGAAAACTACAAGGATTATCAATATAAGAATGCTTGGTTTGTAATTGTTTCACAGGAAAAAATTCAATGAATGCATTATAAAACTCTGTCAAAAGGGTATATTATTAAGCCAACCACCAATTATACTTTATCCAGAGTGAAATCATTTCATATTGAACCTTACTTCTTGAAAGAATATGAGAATTATGCAGGGGAGTTGTTTAGTGCCTATAAAAAATAAAAAATTAGTTCTATTTTATTATTAATTTCGAATATTAAGTTTTGTTTTATTAACCTAATGATCAAAGAATATGAAACTAAAAAGTAATCTAATAAGCATATTATTTTTCATTTGTATTTTTACTTCTTGTTTGCCAATCAAAAATGATACACCTGAAAGATTGGGTGAAAATGTCTTTGAATCAATAAAAGGGAATAACTACGAAAAATTTAAAAATTGCTTTATTACCAAAGTTGATTTATTGGATTTACTTGAGATTTCTACATATAATACTGAACAGAAGAAGACTTATTTAGCAGAATCAGAAGAGAAGCTTAAAAAGTTGTTAAGTGAAATGAATACAGCTTTTGAAAACTTGAAAAATGATGGAATATCAGCTGGAATAGAATGGAATGATGCACTTTTTCAAAATGTAGAATATGAAATAAAATCATTGCATAATATTAAGCGTGCTGAAATAAATCTTAATTTTCAGTATAAAGGATTACCATTTAGCATTAATCTTGGTAAATGTTATGAAGTTAAAAACAGGTGGGTAATGATATCTCCTCCTAAGTTCGATAATGGCAATAATGATATCTGATTTAAATAAGATTATGTTGATAAACTAAAATTACTTTTGGATTGCATTAAAATTTACTCTATGCTGCTCCAAATAAGGCAAATTATACTCACTTAAATTTCTAATCTTTTCTTTTCCACTTACTCCAATTTTTTGATAGGCTTGTTCTTCAATGTTATTTGATAAAATTATTTTTCCGGTATCTTCAAAGCTTACCAAATGCCTGTCAAATAAAGCATCGTAAGTAGGAGATAATAAAATTCCATTGTGCACATCCAAGCGCTGGTTATCGTCTGCACTTGCCCAAGGTAAAATGTGGGAAGCAATAAGCACATTGAGTTTATCAAATCCGGTAACTGCGCATTTGTATTCCCAACGGTGAATAATTCTTTTGCGGTAGGCGCCTTGTCCAACACGCGAAGTCACCAATCCACTTCTCTCGGTTATATTAGGTAATTGTACACCATAGCTTTCAATTGGTTCTGGAAAAATTGTTGGTGCATCAAACAAACCGGGCTGTACAGGCAAATAAGCTCCCTTCCTTTTAAAGAAAAACTTAATACCAGTGCGAATTCCACCAGTGGTATCATGTGTTTCAAAATAATCCGCATCAAAAAATTCAACCTCGCAAATAAACTTAGCCATACCTCCGCTTTGGCTTTCAAATAAAAAAACACGTTTCGCATTTTTCAAATGGTCACGCAAAGCAAGATTGCCCTTGGTAAATTTCATATCTCCGGCTTGTCCTTCACCAGTGTATGAAAACACATTGGGGTTATCCCAGCCATCTTTGTAGCCATGCTGCTTACCGGATTTTCCTGAGAAGATAAAAATATAAGGAAAGTTTGCTGAAGGACAAATCCCACTTTGCCAATTGCCTCCGTAATATGCATGTATATCCGCTCTGCGGTTATATAAATGTCCAGGTATGAATGGCAGCTGTTCCAAAATTCTTTGAAATGTTGTAAAGCAAATTTAGAAAGTTTAGGATAGCAATGTTTAAAATAAAATTCGGTTTGAATACTAACCGAGTCCATGTCCGATACCCACGAGACAACTATTCGATAAAAATTTGTAATACCTCTGTGATAACGATGAGTCTTGGAATTAATTGCAGCTAGAATGGTGTTTTACTAGAATCTTTACGGGTGATTTATTCTTACTCTTTATTATTTGTTTGTGGGAAATTCAGTAAAACAAAAATCCCAAGCCTCATCTAATGCCGGCCTTGTAAATTTTGAGTTAGGATGTGGCAGAAAATAAATTTTTACCCTTTCATTCCGATTTAAATAATCTTTTTCTACAAATAATGTTTTTTTATTTGACTTGATTTCCTTTTTGAATAAAGGTTCATAATTGGTGCTTATAAGATAATTGTAAGCAATTTTTGAAAAACAAAGAATTTGCCTTGGTCTTAGTTCATTAATGAGTTTATTGAATATGGGTATTGTTAATTTTATATGTTGGGGCATTAGTTCTCTGTCACTAGGTGACCTAAAAAAGCAAAAATTTGATTGAACAATTTTATTGAAATCCTCTGGTTTTAAATATGTTTTTAATCTACCATGAAGTCGGCTAAATGAGCCAAGCTCTCCCTTAATCGAATATAATTCATCAAATGATTTAATGGGCATGCTTTTTTGGGGCTCATGTGGTTCTTTGCCAACTCCCCAATTTAAACCAATTAGCAATGTACAATTGTCAAAAATGCGGGTTGATGCAATTGAATAAAACCATCCCGAATTACTTAAAGAAGTAGATTCATAAGCTAGCTTGGTTTCATTTAGTATTACTGAAAATATTTTCTCTTCCATATTTCATGTTTTTTACCACAATATGACGATTCACTAATTTTTGAACCGGAGTTACAAGCAGCAATAGTTAAAATCAAAGATTTCCAAACTGTAATTAAGCAAAATGAATAGTAATTAATTCGAGGGCTATCTTCTTTAACTTCATTGAAGCCGTTTCATTAGTTCCTTAAATCGCCCAGCAACTTTCTTTTCATCTGGTATTGGCGTATATGCCAATACAGAAAGTTCTGTTTTATAAGTCTCTTTGACTTGTTTCCAAATGTTATCAAAATCATTTATTAAGGGTGATTCTGCAAGTGATTTATTTTTCCACCCTATTGGTTCATCAAACATTTCTTTGTCGTGTTTCAGGATTTTCTCAAATTCCTTTTTGAATTTGTTTGACTTAACAAATTCAACGCATTCAGCATCGTTCATTAAAAAATATAAATCATAAAAGTGTCTTACTTTTTTAGCAATGCTTTCCACCGGATTGCTTTCAAATGAAACACGAATCAATGAAACCGTTTTCTCCAAGAGGGTTTGTTCTTTATTAAGTACATTCACTTCAAATGGCTCAAGGTTAAACTGCTCAATATATTTTTCATTTTTGGATTGGGTTAAAAAATCAAATATTAAACTTTTTATTACAAGCCGTTTAAAAGGAAACGGATTTGCAAACGAATTTACTTCTACAATTAATTTGTAGCTTTGATTTTTTGCATTCGTACTCTTATATTCAAATACCGACTTCCGAAACCTAGAACCCTTGCTGGTCACACCAGCAACTTGCAACTCGCTCAAGTCTTTGGTCATTTCCTTTTCGATGCTTCGGATAATGCTTTTTATTTCGTTTCCCGTTTTTGCATTATTGTTAATAAGGGCAATATCCACATCTTCTGAAAAGCGTTCTATTAATTCATACCCTTTAGACAAAGATGTACCACCTTTAAAAACTGATTCAGATTCGAATTTACTTTTTGACAAACGCTTTAGTACAACTGTTATCCAGTAATCTTTTTCTATGAAAAGGGGATTTATTTTCAATTCAGCTGCCGTGAGATTTATCAACTCATGAAATAAAATTTTTTCTAAATGCAATGTCATTGTATATTCCAATTTTGAGCTGTTGGTAAATCACTATTTATTATTCCTAGTTTATAAGTGGTTGAAGGATTTAAACTTTTCTTTAAAGAATCTAACTCAAATTTTTTGATAAAAGTAGTTTCAATAATTGCACCTAACAATGCCCTTACCCTTGGTGGATAGTGCAAAGCATAACGGATTAAATTCTTAATATCTTGGTTTTCAAATACCTTAATTTTTGGTATTAAAATCTTTATTGCTTGCGTTGCCGATGTGTCGGGTATTGATTTTATATCTTTTAAAGCATCTAAAATTCCTAATAATTGATAATTGTTTTCTGTAGGCTCTACGTACGATTTTACGGAGCTTACTTTTAACCAACCAATATCTATTTTTTTTCTACTTCGGTTGGTTGCGACCTTTGTTTTAAAAGCGATTTGAGTTGTTAAATTTAAATGATTATATAATTCATAACCTGTAACATAGCCAACGCGTTTGTTGTTTTTATACAAATAGTTCTGAAGTATACTTGAATAGTTAGGTGGCAATGCGCCAAAAATTGACATTTCCGGTTTATAATACAATCCTTTAGAAACCCGTTTAATCACTCCTTTCTTTTGAAGTCGCTCCAAAGCTTTGGCAGCTGTAAAAAAATTAGTAGAGGCAATATCTAGTTGACTATAACCAAAAGGCTCGCCCTCTGGTATATTTTTTAACTTCTCTCGAATTTGTTCTGCAACTTTCATATTGCAAAGATAGATATTTTAATTTAAAAGTCAAGTAAACGATGTAAAAAACTTGACATTTATAATTACTTCTCCTCATT containing:
- a CDS encoding nucleotidyl transferase AbiEii/AbiGii toxin family protein — protein: MTLHLEKILFHELINLTAAELKINPLFIEKDYWITVVLKRLSKSKFESESVFKGGTSLSKGYELIERFSEDVDIALINNNAKTGNEIKSIIRSIEKEMTKDLSELQVAGVTSKGSRFRKSVFEYKSTNAKNQSYKLIVEVNSFANPFPFKRLVIKSLIFDFLTQSKNEKYIEQFNLEPFEVNVLNKEQTLLEKTVSLIRVSFESNPVESIAKKVRHFYDLYFLMNDAECVEFVKSNKFKKEFEKILKHDKEMFDEPIGWKNKSLAESPLINDFDNIWKQVKETYKTELSVLAYTPIPDEKKVAGRFKELMKRLQ
- a CDS encoding HNH endonuclease; its protein translation is MEQLPFIPGHLYNRRADIHAYYGGNWQSGICPSANFPYIFIFSGKSGKQHGYKDGWDNPNVFSYTGEGQAGDMKFTKGNLALRDHLKNAKRVFLFESQSGGMAKFICEVEFFDADYFETHDTTGGIRTGIKFFFKRKGAYLPVQPGLFDAPTIFPEPIESYGVQLPNITERSGLVTSRVGQGAYRKRIIHRWEYKCAVTGFDKLNVLIASHILPWASADDNQRLDVHNGILLSPTYDALFDRHLVSFEDTGKIILSNNIEEQAYQKIGVSGKEKIRNLSEYNLPYLEQHRVNFNAIQK